A DNA window from Kitasatospora atroaurantiaca contains the following coding sequences:
- a CDS encoding APC family permease — translation MRSEELGETLLPKRLALPIFASDPLSSVAYATQEILLVLTVGGTAFLYLTPWVAAGVVALMAVVVMSYRQVVHAYPSGGGSYEVVSKNLGANSGLVVAASLLVDYVMTVAVSVASGVDNIISALPDLAPHRVGLAVGFVVLLAAMNLRGVRESGKAFAAPTYLFIGGILLMVGTGLVRVILGDAPVASSAAYGITPEDHKDTLAGLGLLMLGLRAFASGCTALTGVEAISNGVPAFRTPKSRNAATTMAVMGITAVVMFVGITALSLISKVHYVDNACQLTGLGGDCSTFAQPTVIAQLAAAVFGGDHSVLFYFIQAVTALVLILAANTAFNGFPLLASILAEHRYLPRQMHTRGDRLAFSNGIIALAVVAGALLWLYNADVTSLIHLYILGVFTSFTLSQIGMVKHWNQTLETETDPSVRNAAQRSRVINGFGACVTALVLVIVLLTKFTQGAWLAVVAAIVLWVMMRGIRRHYDAVAAELAVDDPHAESVRPSKVHGIVLVSKLHKPTLRALGYAQAFKPDSLEAVSVAVEKDAVQELEAKWDEFDVQVPLKVLDSPYREITKPVVGYVRSIRRTSPRDAVAVFIPEYVVGHWWEHLLHNQSALWLKSRLLFTTGVMVISVPWQLSSSNRAYHPSRRAPGAVRRGEPSVRSEHEKLPAPEHV, via the coding sequence ATGCGCAGCGAGGAGCTGGGCGAGACCCTGCTGCCCAAGCGGCTGGCCCTGCCGATCTTCGCTTCCGACCCGCTCTCCTCGGTGGCCTACGCCACCCAGGAGATCCTGCTGGTGCTCACCGTCGGTGGCACCGCCTTCCTCTACCTGACCCCCTGGGTCGCGGCCGGCGTCGTCGCCCTGATGGCGGTCGTGGTGATGTCGTACCGCCAGGTCGTCCACGCCTACCCGAGTGGCGGCGGGTCGTACGAGGTGGTGTCCAAGAACCTCGGGGCCAACTCCGGCCTGGTGGTCGCCGCCTCGCTGCTGGTGGACTACGTGATGACGGTCGCGGTGTCGGTCGCGTCCGGGGTGGACAACATCATCTCGGCGCTGCCCGACCTCGCCCCGCACCGGGTCGGGCTGGCGGTCGGCTTCGTCGTCCTGCTCGCCGCGATGAACCTGCGCGGCGTACGGGAGTCCGGCAAGGCCTTCGCCGCGCCGACCTACCTCTTCATCGGCGGCATCCTGCTGATGGTCGGCACCGGTCTGGTCCGGGTGATCCTGGGCGACGCCCCGGTGGCGTCCAGTGCCGCGTACGGGATCACCCCGGAGGACCACAAGGACACGCTGGCCGGCCTCGGCCTGCTGATGCTGGGGTTGAGGGCCTTCGCCTCCGGTTGTACGGCGCTGACGGGCGTCGAGGCGATCTCCAACGGTGTCCCGGCGTTCCGTACGCCGAAGTCGAGGAACGCCGCGACCACGATGGCCGTCATGGGCATCACCGCCGTGGTGATGTTCGTCGGCATCACCGCGCTGTCGCTGATCTCCAAGGTCCACTACGTCGACAACGCCTGCCAGCTCACCGGCCTCGGCGGCGACTGCTCGACCTTCGCCCAGCCGACCGTCATCGCCCAGCTGGCCGCCGCCGTCTTCGGCGGGGACCACAGCGTCCTCTTCTACTTCATCCAGGCCGTCACCGCGCTGGTCCTGATCCTGGCCGCCAACACCGCTTTCAACGGCTTCCCGCTGCTGGCCTCGATCCTCGCCGAGCACCGCTACCTGCCCCGGCAGATGCACACCCGCGGCGACCGGCTCGCGTTCTCCAACGGGATCATCGCCCTGGCGGTGGTGGCCGGTGCCCTGCTGTGGCTGTACAACGCGGACGTCACCAGCCTGATCCACCTCTACATCCTGGGCGTCTTCACCTCCTTCACCCTGTCGCAGATCGGCATGGTCAAGCACTGGAACCAGACGCTGGAGACGGAGACCGACCCGTCGGTGCGCAACGCCGCCCAGCGGTCCCGGGTGATCAACGGCTTCGGTGCCTGCGTCACCGCGCTGGTGCTGGTCATCGTCCTGCTGACCAAGTTCACCCAGGGCGCCTGGCTGGCCGTCGTCGCCGCGATCGTCCTCTGGGTCATGATGCGCGGCATCCGCCGGCACTACGACGCGGTCGCCGCGGAACTGGCCGTCGACGACCCGCACGCCGAGTCGGTCCGGCCCTCCAAGGTGCACGGCATCGTGCTGGTCTCCAAGCTTCACAAGCCCACCCTGCGCGCCCTCGGCTACGCCCAGGCCTTCAAGCCCGACTCGCTGGAGGCCGTCAGCGTCGCGGTCGAGAAGGACGCGGTGCAGGAACTTGAGGCCAAGTGGGACGAGTTCGACGTCCAGGTCCCGCTCAAGGTGCTGGACTCCCCGTACCGTGAGATCACCAAGCCGGTCGTCGGCTACGTCCGTTCGATCCGCCGGACCAGCCCGCGGGACGCCGTCGCGGTCTTCATCCCGGAGTACGTGGTCGGGCACTGGTGGGAGCACCTGCTGCACAACCAGTCCGCGCTGTGGCTGAAGAGCCGCCTGCTCTTCACGACCGGCGTGATGGTGATCAGCGTGCCCTGGCAGCTCTCCTCCTCCAACCGCGCGTACCACCCGTCCCGCCGGGCGCCAGGTGCCGTCCGCCGCGGCGAGCCGAGCGTGAGGTCCGAGCACGAGAAGCTCCCGGCGCCCGAGCACGTCTGA
- a CDS encoding excalibur calcium-binding domain-containing protein — MRTNNVNPYGAPAPQAAPRSGSNRLVRVALLIFVPPAAAVMAWRSRRIHVAAKVALTVWCVFMSFIWLGAIIGPAPKEDVEKPAATTIAPISPTPTLSPTPTASPTPTASPTPTASPTQTPTPSLTPTPTAPPVYETQPPVVVPTTEAATPEPERSSAPASVYYKNCDEAKAAGAAPIHIGEPGYRKGLDRDGDGTACER, encoded by the coding sequence GTGAGGACCAACAACGTGAATCCGTACGGCGCACCCGCTCCCCAGGCGGCTCCCCGAAGTGGATCGAACCGGCTCGTCCGCGTCGCGCTGCTCATCTTTGTGCCGCCCGCCGCTGCGGTGATGGCCTGGCGCTCGCGCCGTATCCACGTGGCGGCCAAGGTGGCGCTGACGGTGTGGTGCGTGTTCATGTCCTTCATCTGGCTGGGAGCGATCATCGGCCCCGCGCCGAAGGAGGATGTCGAGAAGCCGGCTGCCACCACGATCGCGCCGATCAGCCCCACACCGACACTGAGCCCGACCCCCACCGCAAGCCCGACCCCCACCGCAAGCCCGACGCCCACCGCAAGCCCGACGCAGACGCCGACTCCGTCGCTCACTCCCACCCCGACCGCACCGCCCGTGTACGAGACCCAGCCACCCGTCGTGGTTCCGACCACCGAGGCGGCCACCCCGGAGCCCGAGCGCTCCAGCGCGCCCGCCTCCGTCTACTACAAGAACTGTGACGAGGCGAAGGCCGCCGGGGCCGCCCCCATCCACATCGGCGAGCCGGGCTACCGCAAGGGTCTCGACCGCGACGGCGACGGAACCGCCTGCGAGCGCTGA
- the rpmG gene encoding 50S ribosomal protein L33: protein MAATDVRPKITLACVECKERNYITKKNRRNDPDRLEMKKHCPRCNSHTAHRETR, encoded by the coding sequence GTGGCTGCCACCGACGTCCGCCCGAAGATCACGCTGGCCTGCGTGGAGTGCAAGGAGCGGAACTACATCACCAAGAAGAACCGGCGTAACGACCCGGACCGTCTTGAGATGAAGAAGCACTGCCCCCGCTGCAACTCGCACACTGCGCACCGCGAGACCCGCTGA
- a CDS encoding DUF3291 domain-containing protein, translating into MLTLPWAAGPAAGTDQAEVTVLASELQVRSLRHVPGFLLASLRAFQQARKSPGALGATLRTSPLRGTFWTLSAWESREAINAYVMAEPHRTVMKSLRPVVAATVFTTWEAPAGAPPGWAEADRRIEEQRQRTP; encoded by the coding sequence ATGCTCACACTGCCCTGGGCCGCTGGCCCCGCCGCCGGAACCGACCAGGCGGAAGTCACCGTACTGGCCTCGGAGTTGCAGGTGCGCAGCCTGCGCCACGTGCCGGGATTCCTGCTCGCCTCGCTGCGCGCCTTCCAGCAGGCCCGCAAGTCCCCCGGTGCCCTCGGCGCCACGCTGCGGACCTCGCCGCTGCGGGGCACCTTCTGGACGCTCTCGGCCTGGGAGAGCCGTGAGGCGATCAACGCGTACGTCATGGCGGAGCCGCACCGGACGGTGATGAAGTCGCTGCGCCCGGTCGTGGCCGCCACGGTCTTCACCACCTGGGAGGCGCCCGCCGGCGCCCCGCCCGGCTGGGCCGAGGCCGATCGCCGTATCGAGGAGCAACGGCAGCGCACCCCGTAG
- a CDS encoding hydrolase: MTADSAPAEGPHPGSGPTANPLGHGPVLLLTGAKLADGRVVDVRVSGDRIQAVGTVGSLGPLPALPGAPTITTGARIDLSGYLLLPAPAEPHAHYDVAFSAAFATPPPETQDDLVRRVTEAALTSLGYGATAQRTHVRIGDVHGLHRLEAVLTARQALRGLAELQAVAMPRLLTGLAGAEGRAQLRDALKLGATAAGGCPDLDPDPVGYVQVLLEAAREADCPVDLHTAAADPAQLARLAGALAPLRPRVTLGPCSALTPGGSTVLATAGIRVVCLPQNGWCTGLEGPAIGLRQSLVSELHEARVPFTAGSGALRDLSNTAGRADPLEAAYLLAAAGTLSPEAAYEAVGNQARIALGLPPVRVDAGFPAELLAVRGDSLAGALAGGHSRLVVHSGRVVSRTSAVREFADKVALALPRQGGPG; this comes from the coding sequence ATGACCGCGGACAGCGCACCTGCCGAGGGCCCTCACCCGGGGTCGGGCCCGACGGCCAACCCGCTCGGGCACGGGCCGGTCCTCCTGCTCACCGGCGCCAAGCTGGCGGACGGGCGAGTGGTCGACGTGAGGGTCAGCGGCGACCGCATCCAGGCCGTCGGCACGGTCGGCAGCCTCGGCCCCCTCCCCGCCCTCCCCGGCGCCCCGACCATCACCACCGGCGCCCGGATCGACCTCAGCGGTTACCTGCTCCTCCCCGCCCCCGCCGAGCCGCACGCCCACTACGACGTCGCCTTCTCCGCCGCGTTCGCCACCCCGCCCCCGGAGACCCAGGACGACCTGGTCCGCCGGGTCACCGAGGCCGCGCTCACCTCACTCGGGTACGGGGCCACGGCCCAGCGCACCCACGTACGGATCGGGGACGTGCACGGGCTGCACCGCCTGGAGGCCGTCCTCACCGCCCGGCAGGCCCTGCGGGGGCTGGCCGAGCTGCAGGCGGTCGCGATGCCCCGGCTGCTCACCGGACTGGCCGGGGCGGAGGGCCGGGCGCAGCTTCGCGACGCCCTCAAGCTGGGCGCCACCGCCGCCGGCGGCTGCCCCGACCTCGACCCCGACCCGGTCGGGTACGTCCAGGTGCTGCTGGAGGCCGCGCGCGAGGCGGACTGCCCCGTCGACCTGCACACGGCCGCCGCGGACCCGGCCCAGCTGGCCCGGCTGGCGGGCGCGCTCGCCCCGCTGCGCCCCCGGGTCACCCTCGGCCCGTGCAGCGCGCTGACACCCGGTGGCTCCACCGTGCTGGCCACCGCGGGCATCCGGGTGGTCTGCCTGCCGCAGAACGGCTGGTGCACCGGCCTGGAGGGCCCGGCCATCGGTCTGCGGCAGTCCCTGGTGAGCGAGTTGCACGAAGCCCGGGTCCCCTTCACGGCCGGCAGCGGGGCGCTGCGCGACCTCAGCAACACGGCGGGCCGGGCCGACCCGCTGGAGGCGGCGTACCTCCTGGCGGCGGCCGGCACGCTGAGCCCCGAGGCGGCGTACGAGGCGGTCGGCAACCAGGCCAGGATCGCGCTCGGGCTGCCGCCGGTACGGGTGGACGCCGGCTTCCCCGCCGAGCTGCTCGCGGTGCGCGGCGACAGCCTCGCCGGGGCGCTGGCCGGGGGTCACAGCAGGCTGGTGGTGCACAGCGGACGGGTGGTCAGCCGGACCAGCGCGGTGCGCGAGTTCGCCGACAAGGTGGCGCTGGCCCTTCCCCGGCAGGGCGGGCCGGGCTGA
- a CDS encoding TetR/AcrR family transcriptional regulator → MARMSAEERRESVLRAAVVEFARGGYHGTSTEAIARRVGVSQPYLFRLFPGKQALFAAAADRCFDRTVQVFTEAAEGLRGEEALDAMARAYSELVADRDVLLMQMQVYVAAASGEDAELAGRVRRRWAELWSVVRGTTGATDEEMSRFFGSGMLINTLLAIGVPAEDESWAGLRFDA, encoded by the coding sequence ATGGCAAGGATGAGCGCCGAGGAACGGCGGGAGAGCGTGCTGCGGGCCGCCGTGGTGGAGTTCGCCAGGGGCGGCTATCACGGCACCTCGACGGAGGCCATCGCCCGCCGGGTCGGGGTCTCGCAGCCGTACCTGTTCCGGCTGTTCCCCGGGAAGCAGGCGCTCTTCGCGGCCGCCGCGGACCGTTGCTTCGACCGGACGGTCCAGGTCTTCACCGAGGCCGCCGAGGGGCTGCGCGGCGAGGAGGCGCTCGACGCGATGGCGCGGGCGTACTCCGAGCTGGTGGCGGACCGGGACGTGCTGCTGATGCAGATGCAGGTGTACGTCGCCGCGGCCTCCGGCGAGGACGCGGAGCTGGCCGGGCGGGTCCGGCGGCGCTGGGCCGAGCTGTGGAGCGTGGTCCGCGGCACCACGGGGGCCACCGACGAGGAGATGAGCCGCTTCTTCGGCAGCGGAATGCTGATCAACACCCTGCTCGCCATCGGCGTGCCGGCCGAGGACGAGAGCTGGGCGGGGCTGCGCTTCGACGCCTGA
- the mug gene encoding G/U mismatch-specific DNA glycosylase, producing the protein MTTPFRPNAEQLAAASDTTIPDVVAPGLRVLFCGINPGLWSGATGHHFARPGNRFWPALHRSGFTPTLLRPDRQEELLGLGLGITNVVARTTAKADELTAEEYRQGGEALVERVGLLQPHTLAVLGIGAYRTAFRRPRAVIGPQPEGIGETAVWVLPNPSGLNAHYTLDGIAEEFRRLREAVPPAES; encoded by the coding sequence GTGACTACTCCGTTCCGGCCCAACGCCGAGCAGTTGGCGGCCGCCTCCGATACGACGATTCCGGACGTGGTGGCGCCCGGGCTGCGGGTGCTGTTCTGCGGGATCAATCCCGGGCTCTGGTCGGGGGCGACCGGCCATCACTTCGCCCGGCCGGGCAACCGGTTCTGGCCCGCACTGCACCGCTCCGGGTTCACGCCCACCCTGCTCCGGCCCGACCGGCAGGAGGAGTTGCTCGGTCTGGGTCTCGGCATCACCAACGTGGTCGCGCGCACCACCGCCAAGGCGGACGAGCTGACCGCCGAGGAGTACCGACAGGGCGGTGAGGCGTTGGTCGAACGCGTCGGCCTGCTGCAGCCCCACACCCTGGCCGTGCTCGGGATCGGCGCGTACCGGACGGCCTTCCGGAGGCCGCGCGCGGTGATCGGGCCGCAGCCGGAGGGCATCGGAGAGACGGCGGTGTGGGTGCTCCCCAACCCCAGCGGCCTGAACGCGCACTACACGCTGGACGGCATCGCCGAGGAGTTCCGCCGGCTGCGCGAGGCCGTGCCCCCGGCCGAGTCATAA
- a CDS encoding HAD family hydrolase has translation MQRLVLIDLDHTLIERHGTSADWAAEFCATYGLHPDTAQSVYDTVHARPHPETFARLSAEYGLPLSGEALWERHVDGQASRVRRIPGVTDGLRRLRAGGWTVVVVTNGSTPIQSAKLARAGLRDAVDAVCISEEAGSRKPDPAIFHLAATRSGHDPSAGGWMVGNNPATDILGAQAAGLRSVWISAGHPWQEPHPAPDHAVRDVAEAADLLLSL, from the coding sequence ATGCAGCGGCTCGTCCTGATCGACCTGGACCACACCCTCATCGAGCGGCACGGCACCTCGGCCGACTGGGCCGCGGAGTTCTGCGCGACGTACGGCCTGCACCCGGACACCGCGCAGAGTGTGTACGACACCGTCCACGCGCGGCCGCACCCGGAGACCTTCGCCCGGCTCAGCGCGGAGTACGGGCTGCCGCTGTCCGGCGAGGCCCTGTGGGAGAGGCACGTCGACGGGCAGGCGTCCCGCGTCCGGCGCATCCCCGGCGTCACGGACGGGCTCCGCCGACTGCGCGCGGGCGGCTGGACCGTCGTCGTGGTCACCAACGGGTCCACCCCGATCCAGAGCGCCAAGCTCGCCAGAGCCGGCCTGCGCGACGCCGTCGACGCCGTCTGCATTTCGGAGGAGGCCGGCTCCCGTAAGCCCGACCCGGCGATCTTCCACCTCGCCGCCACCCGATCGGGCCACGACCCCTCGGCCGGCGGCTGGATGGTCGGCAACAACCCGGCGACGGACATCCTCGGCGCCCAGGCGGCCGGCCTCCGCTCGGTCTGGATCTCCGCCGGCCACCCCTGGCAGGAACCCCACCCCGCCCCCGACCACGCCGTACGGGACGTGGCGGAAGCGGCAGACCTGCTGCTGAGCCTCTGA
- a CDS encoding MaoC family dehydratase: MAISFDEVEVGTELPAQSFPVTRATLVQYAGASGDFNPIHWNEKFALEVGLPDVIAHGMFTMAEAVRVVTDWVGDPGAVVEYGVRFTKPVPVPNDGVGAVIEVTGKVGALLEDRKVRVDLVATSGGQKVLGMSRAVVRLA; the protein is encoded by the coding sequence ATGGCGATCAGTTTCGACGAGGTCGAGGTCGGCACCGAGCTGCCGGCCCAGTCGTTCCCGGTGACTCGCGCCACACTCGTGCAGTACGCGGGTGCCTCCGGTGACTTCAACCCGATCCACTGGAACGAGAAGTTCGCGCTGGAGGTCGGCCTGCCCGACGTCATCGCGCATGGCATGTTCACCATGGCCGAGGCCGTCCGGGTGGTCACCGACTGGGTCGGCGACCCGGGCGCGGTGGTCGAGTACGGCGTGCGCTTCACCAAGCCGGTCCCGGTGCCCAACGACGGCGTCGGTGCCGTGATCGAGGTCACGGGCAAGGTCGGCGCCCTGCTGGAGGACCGGAAGGTCCGGGTCGACCTGGTCGCCACCAGTGGCGGCCAGAAGGTGCTCGGGATGTCCCGCGCCGTCGTCCGGCTGGCCTGA
- a CDS encoding LysR family transcriptional regulator, which yields MTDLAPHELRILVAIDREQSFTAAAAALGMSQSAVSHSVRTCERKIGAVLFERGRHGARATPAGARAVVHARHILNLLETLVAEARGAESGTVSGPLRIAAFRSAAAHLLPTALARLTDRHPGVVPRVRIVREVGRGTAGEVADGRADLGIATLDASSPAVPGLLTGRLFEEAYALVHPAGHARPRTLPLVDWDENCGSYTRDWWARQDWIPAARLNVEDDVVTMSMVAQGLGMSIVPKLTLIDAPSGLAVTELGPQPPTRQVGYVTTPELARTVAVRALIRELRSAPLPPGLALAPV from the coding sequence GTGACCGACCTAGCCCCGCACGAGCTGCGGATCCTTGTCGCCATCGACCGCGAGCAGAGCTTCACCGCCGCTGCCGCGGCCCTCGGCATGTCCCAGTCCGCGGTCTCGCACTCGGTACGGACCTGTGAGCGCAAGATCGGCGCCGTGCTCTTCGAGCGGGGACGCCACGGGGCTCGCGCCACCCCGGCCGGGGCGCGCGCGGTGGTGCACGCCCGGCACATCCTGAACCTGCTGGAGACCCTGGTCGCCGAGGCGCGCGGCGCCGAGTCCGGCACGGTCAGCGGTCCGCTGCGGATCGCGGCTTTCCGTAGCGCCGCCGCCCATCTGCTGCCCACCGCGCTGGCCCGGCTCACCGACCGCCACCCGGGGGTCGTCCCGAGGGTGCGGATCGTCCGCGAGGTGGGCCGCGGCACGGCCGGCGAGGTCGCGGACGGGCGGGCCGACCTCGGCATCGCGACCCTCGACGCCTCGTCACCCGCCGTACCCGGCCTGCTGACCGGCCGGCTCTTCGAGGAGGCGTACGCGCTGGTGCACCCGGCCGGTCACGCCCGCCCGCGCACCCTGCCGCTGGTCGACTGGGACGAGAACTGCGGCTCGTACACCAGGGATTGGTGGGCCCGACAGGACTGGATCCCGGCCGCCAGGCTCAACGTCGAGGACGACGTCGTGACCATGTCGATGGTGGCGCAGGGCCTCGGCATGTCGATCGTGCCCAAGCTGACGCTGATCGACGCTCCGTCCGGACTCGCCGTCACCGAGCTCGGCCCGCAGCCGCCCACCCGGCAGGTCGGATACGTCACCACGCCCGAACTCGCCCGTACGGTGGCCGTCCGGGCCCTCATCCGCGAGCTGCGGTCGGCTCCGCTGCCGCCGGGGCTGGCGCTCGCTCCGGTGTAG
- a CDS encoding superoxide dismutase, whose amino-acid sequence MGQYTLPDLPYDYSALAPAITGEILELHHAKHHAAYVKGANDTLEQLAEARDKEQYGNLVGLEKTYAFHLSGHVLHSIFWENLSPDGGDRPDGALADAIEEHLGGFEAFKKQLTAATAGVQGSGWGVLAWEPLGQRLIVEQVYDHHGNVGMGTTPLLVFDAWEHAYYLQYRNVRPDYVNKLWDLVNWTDVSNRLAAAKG is encoded by the coding sequence ATGGGTCAGTACACGCTCCCCGACCTCCCGTACGACTACTCCGCGCTCGCCCCCGCGATCACCGGCGAGATCCTCGAACTGCACCACGCCAAGCACCACGCGGCGTACGTCAAGGGAGCGAACGACACCCTTGAACAGCTGGCCGAGGCCCGCGACAAGGAGCAGTACGGCAACCTGGTCGGCCTGGAGAAGACCTACGCCTTCCATCTGTCCGGCCACGTCCTGCACTCGATCTTCTGGGAGAACCTCTCCCCCGACGGCGGCGACCGCCCCGACGGCGCCCTCGCCGACGCCATCGAGGAGCACCTGGGCGGCTTCGAGGCGTTCAAGAAGCAGCTCACCGCCGCCACCGCCGGCGTCCAGGGCTCCGGCTGGGGCGTCCTCGCCTGGGAGCCGCTCGGGCAGCGCCTGATCGTCGAACAGGTCTACGACCACCACGGCAACGTCGGTATGGGCACCACCCCGCTGCTCGTCTTCGACGCCTGGGAGCACGCCTACTACCTGCAGTACCGCAACGTCCGGCCCGACTACGTCAACAAGCTCTGGGACCTGGTCAACTGGACGGACGTCAGCAACCGCCTGGCCGCCGCAAAGGGCTGA
- a CDS encoding NADP-dependent oxidoreductase produces MTRTAKFVHQVSRPQGVPTAGNFAFVEAPVPAPGPGTALVENIYLSVDPYMREAMDEGHWELNAPLEGRSIGRVVESRTPGLAVGDLVFHRYAWRTHAVVEPADVRLLRPPAGVPLSTYLSVLGGTGLTAYVGLTKVARVRPGETVFISAAAGGVGSAAGQIARLLGAGRVIGSTGSAAKAKHLTERLGFDAAFDYHDGPVGELLRLAAPEGIDVYFDNVGGEHLEGAIDVLRDSGRIAWCGAVSQYNSTEPPVAPRNLYDVVHKSLRLEGFLVRNHRDAQGELEEFLAPHLRSGRVRAEETVVEGFDHVVEAFLGMLRGENLGKMIVQVSAEAPEEAPGTAKDTVSR; encoded by the coding sequence ATGACCCGTACCGCCAAGTTCGTCCACCAGGTGTCCCGGCCGCAGGGCGTGCCCACGGCCGGGAACTTCGCCTTCGTCGAGGCTCCCGTCCCCGCCCCCGGGCCGGGCACCGCGCTGGTGGAGAACATCTACCTCTCGGTCGATCCGTACATGCGCGAGGCGATGGACGAGGGCCACTGGGAGCTGAACGCGCCGCTGGAGGGCCGCTCCATCGGGCGCGTCGTCGAGTCCCGGACGCCCGGGCTGGCCGTCGGTGACCTGGTCTTCCACCGGTACGCGTGGCGGACCCACGCGGTGGTGGAGCCGGCGGATGTCCGGCTGCTGCGCCCGCCGGCCGGGGTCCCGCTCAGCACCTACCTGAGCGTGCTCGGCGGCACCGGGCTCACCGCGTACGTCGGCCTGACGAAGGTCGCCCGGGTACGGCCCGGCGAGACGGTGTTCATCTCCGCGGCCGCAGGCGGGGTGGGCAGCGCGGCCGGGCAGATAGCCCGGCTGCTCGGTGCCGGCCGGGTGATCGGCAGTACGGGCTCTGCGGCCAAGGCCAAGCACCTGACGGAACGGCTGGGCTTCGACGCCGCCTTCGACTACCACGACGGCCCGGTCGGCGAACTCCTGCGCCTGGCAGCCCCCGAGGGGATCGACGTGTACTTCGACAATGTCGGCGGCGAGCACCTGGAGGGTGCCATCGACGTGCTGCGCGACAGCGGCCGGATCGCCTGGTGCGGCGCGGTCTCGCAGTACAACAGCACCGAGCCGCCCGTCGCGCCGCGCAACCTGTACGACGTGGTCCACAAGAGTCTGCGGCTGGAGGGCTTCCTGGTGCGCAACCACCGGGATGCCCAGGGCGAGTTGGAGGAGTTCCTGGCTCCTCACCTGCGCTCGGGGCGGGTGCGGGCGGAGGAGACGGTGGTCGAGGGCTTCGACCACGTGGTCGAGGCCTTCCTCGGCATGCTGCGCGGCGAGAACCTCGGCAAGATGATCGTCCAGGTGTCCGCGGAAGCACCCGAGGAAGCGCCCGGGACAGCCAAGGACACCGTCAGCCGGTGA
- a CDS encoding MaoC family dehydratase N-terminal domain-containing protein — translation MPLDPSFIGRTYPPTAPYEVGREKIREFAVAVGDANPAYADQEAAKALGYPDVIAPPTFPFVITYQAAGQVVADPELGLDFTRVVHGDQKFVYTRPVQAGDRLAVTVSIDNIKSLAGNDVLTVRGEVHDQSGEHVVTSVMTLVARAADEAGE, via the coding sequence ATGCCGCTCGACCCCTCGTTCATCGGGCGGACGTACCCGCCCACCGCGCCGTACGAGGTCGGCCGCGAGAAGATCCGCGAGTTCGCCGTCGCCGTCGGTGACGCCAACCCGGCGTACGCCGACCAGGAGGCCGCCAAGGCGCTCGGGTACCCGGATGTGATCGCCCCGCCGACCTTCCCGTTCGTGATCACGTATCAGGCCGCCGGCCAGGTCGTGGCCGACCCCGAGCTGGGCCTGGACTTCACCCGCGTCGTGCACGGCGACCAGAAGTTCGTCTACACCCGCCCGGTGCAGGCCGGTGACCGGCTCGCGGTGACCGTCAGCATCGACAACATCAAGTCGCTGGCGGGCAACGACGTCCTCACGGTCCGCGGCGAGGTGCACGACCAGAGCGGCGAGCACGTGGTGACGTCCGTCATGACGCTGGTGGCCCGCGCGGCCGACGAGGCGGGGGAGTAG
- a CDS encoding YajQ family cyclic di-GMP-binding protein — MADSSFDIVSKVEWQEVDNAINQTSREIATRFDFKNVGAEIKRSGEKIEMKANGEERVKAILDVLKDKFIKRGLSLKAMDAGDPQLSGKEYKIFADIKEGITQDDAKKVAKIIRDEGPKGVKAQVQGDELRVSSKSRDDLQQVQALLKGKDLEFAIQFVNYR, encoded by the coding sequence ATGGCCGACTCCAGTTTCGACATCGTCTCGAAGGTCGAGTGGCAGGAGGTCGACAACGCGATCAACCAGACCTCCCGCGAGATCGCCACGCGCTTCGACTTCAAGAACGTCGGCGCCGAGATCAAGCGGTCGGGCGAGAAGATCGAGATGAAGGCCAACGGCGAGGAGCGGGTCAAGGCGATCCTGGACGTGCTGAAGGACAAGTTCATCAAGCGCGGCCTGTCGCTGAAGGCGATGGACGCGGGCGACCCGCAGCTGTCCGGCAAGGAGTACAAGATCTTCGCGGACATCAAGGAGGGCATCACCCAGGATGATGCCAAGAAGGTCGCGAAGATCATCCGCGATGAGGGCCCGAAGGGCGTCAAGGCGCAGGTCCAGGGCGACGAGCTGCGCGTCAGCTCGAAGAGCCGGGACGACCTGCAGCAGGTCCAGGCGCTGCTCAAGGGCAAGGACCTGGAGTTCGCGATCCAGTTCGTCAACTACCGCTGA